One window of the Pseudofrankia sp. DC12 genome contains the following:
- a CDS encoding helix-turn-helix transcriptional regulator has translation MELAAIAGKIREAASTANLSQRALAQATGISQSTLSRIMSGERPAKMPDILLIADATGHSVAELTGVGSVAERVQYAARATGGAEMAEMRRELLRFLDLDAYLDDQGLPSLPVVE, from the coding sequence GTGGAGTTGGCTGCCATCGCCGGCAAGATCAGGGAGGCTGCGAGCACGGCCAACCTGAGCCAGCGCGCCCTGGCCCAGGCAACGGGCATCTCGCAGTCGACGCTTTCCCGCATCATGAGCGGCGAGCGACCGGCCAAGATGCCCGACATCCTCCTGATCGCCGATGCGACGGGGCACTCCGTGGCGGAGCTGACGGGCGTGGGTTCTGTGGCCGAGCGGGTCCAGTACGCCGCCCGGGCCACAGGCGGCGCCGAGATGGCCGAGATGCGCAGGGAACTACTGCGCTTCCTCGACCTGGACGCCTACCTGGACGACCAGGGCCTCCCGTCGCTTCCGGTGGTCGAATGA
- a CDS encoding ImmA/IrrE family metallo-endopeptidase, whose translation MTPEAEGGDAAARFRHDHRLGAQPLGDLVAIVEQTTGIDVAVLDVGKDEHGLTMRDPVRDSVFIGVARTIQPMRQRSTLAHELAHVLFADWGDLPEGPWSERRPEEVRADAFARHLLVPVEGLSEFLGDRGPGDLSLVLLSQVVQRFLVSPVMATIALRQAGYISGATKSNWMAVTTPPLASRFGWIDQYRALQDESNRRRAPQRLLARAIVGYQEGVVSVQTLATLRGVDAAIVEAELRDAGIEPGESISACSDGSDLPEADVDLTELDDLADRSSEASAQ comes from the coding sequence ATGACGCCCGAAGCGGAAGGCGGGGATGCGGCGGCGCGCTTCCGCCACGACCACCGCCTGGGTGCGCAGCCGTTGGGTGATCTCGTCGCGATCGTCGAGCAGACCACCGGCATCGACGTGGCCGTGCTCGACGTCGGGAAGGACGAGCACGGGCTGACAATGCGCGATCCGGTCCGGGACTCGGTCTTCATCGGCGTAGCGCGCACGATCCAGCCGATGCGTCAGCGCAGCACTCTCGCACATGAACTAGCGCACGTGCTGTTCGCGGACTGGGGCGATCTGCCGGAAGGCCCCTGGAGCGAACGCAGGCCCGAGGAAGTTCGTGCCGACGCGTTCGCCCGTCATCTGCTCGTCCCGGTCGAAGGGCTAAGCGAGTTCCTGGGCGACCGTGGACCCGGTGATCTTTCTCTGGTCTTACTCTCCCAGGTGGTACAGCGTTTCCTGGTGTCTCCGGTGATGGCAACGATCGCCCTCCGTCAGGCGGGTTACATCTCCGGCGCCACCAAATCGAACTGGATGGCGGTGACCACGCCTCCGCTGGCCTCACGGTTCGGATGGATCGACCAGTATCGCGCCCTCCAGGACGAGTCCAATCGACGTCGAGCGCCCCAGCGTCTTCTCGCCCGGGCAATAGTCGGTTACCAGGAAGGCGTGGTCTCCGTTCAGACGCTTGCCACGCTTCGCGGTGTCGATGCCGCCATCGTCGAGGCTGAGCTGCGCGACGCCGGCATCGAACCTGGAGAATCCATCTCCGCGTGCTCGGACGGCTCCGATCTGCCTGAGGCGGACGTCGATCTGACCGAGCTGGATGACCTTGCAGATCGTTCTTCCGAGGCATCCGCCCAATGA
- a CDS encoding plasmid pRiA4b ORF-3 family protein produces MTKTLDSAAALDDPDTLARAAESCLLFIRGRGLAAWAGAGRPVTPAGAPRPADLAAVCAAAGVALPPTSRRAIDIRDLQQAWTAARAAGLLVVEGRQARAADDGPAEPGDGEQPGRDVLGRWVAVFDEVCLNAARPSEPRGPREACVSLLSAVAEAAVDETDARGSFREQARSAGSWISSDTFRRWDDPYDGARDILAVLGALDAADGQVRITPLGRWLRTITQRARPTRGMPAEAVVPLLAAAKSPEDVAAVLTEWLPDRFGLRGDPADRVPALTELLRAAAGAGPAVRQRLVDAGLPELLPALRALRDVPALAPHLAEVLFAYDAGPPPDERTSRWLAAESALATLATDGAQAAADELVIQGGVEATLGGGHPDEAELRDAVAAFVAAGGAPRRFQLKVELTVLSPAPWRRVTVPAAITLGDLHDVLQVLFGWDDDHLHAFRTASGDVYGDPEDADSEYHVTLYQVVPKKGAKLTYIYDFGDTWRHTITLEAVGTYDGADVTAGTELAPVCTGGHGDAPVEDWNEDCDGDDSVPFDQDAINTRLAKVLTGHRDDEDGTWDEIAVPLPADAG; encoded by the coding sequence GTGACCAAGACTCTGGACTCCGCCGCCGCGCTCGACGATCCTGACACGCTCGCACGCGCCGCCGAGAGCTGCCTGCTTTTCATCCGCGGGCGGGGGCTCGCCGCCTGGGCGGGCGCCGGCCGGCCGGTGACGCCAGCGGGGGCGCCGAGGCCCGCCGACCTCGCGGCAGTGTGCGCCGCGGCCGGTGTCGCGCTGCCGCCGACGTCGCGGCGGGCGATCGACATCCGGGATCTGCAGCAGGCCTGGACGGCGGCCCGGGCGGCGGGTCTGCTGGTCGTCGAGGGCCGCCAGGCGAGGGCGGCCGACGACGGGCCGGCCGAGCCCGGCGACGGCGAGCAGCCCGGCCGGGACGTACTGGGACGCTGGGTCGCGGTGTTCGACGAGGTATGCCTCAACGCGGCGCGGCCGAGCGAACCGCGCGGCCCGCGCGAAGCCTGCGTCTCGCTGCTGTCCGCGGTCGCCGAGGCAGCGGTCGACGAGACCGACGCGCGCGGCAGCTTCCGCGAACAGGCCCGCTCCGCCGGGAGCTGGATCTCCAGCGACACGTTCCGGCGCTGGGACGACCCGTACGACGGGGCGCGCGACATCCTGGCCGTGCTCGGCGCTCTCGACGCGGCAGACGGGCAGGTGCGGATCACCCCGCTCGGCCGTTGGCTGCGCACGATCACACAGCGGGCGCGCCCGACGCGCGGCATGCCGGCCGAGGCGGTGGTACCGCTGCTCGCCGCCGCGAAGTCGCCCGAGGACGTCGCGGCGGTGCTCACGGAGTGGCTGCCCGACCGCTTCGGCCTTCGGGGCGACCCGGCCGACCGGGTCCCGGCTCTCACCGAGCTGCTGCGCGCCGCCGCCGGCGCCGGGCCAGCGGTGCGCCAGCGCCTCGTCGACGCGGGCCTCCCCGAACTTCTTCCGGCGCTCAGGGCGCTGCGCGACGTGCCGGCACTCGCGCCCCACCTCGCCGAGGTCCTGTTCGCCTACGACGCTGGCCCCCCGCCCGACGAGCGCACGAGCCGGTGGCTCGCGGCCGAGTCGGCGCTCGCCACGCTCGCGACCGACGGCGCCCAGGCGGCCGCCGACGAGTTGGTCATCCAGGGCGGGGTCGAGGCCACGCTTGGCGGCGGCCATCCCGACGAGGCCGAGCTCCGCGACGCCGTCGCCGCGTTCGTCGCGGCGGGCGGCGCGCCCCGACGCTTCCAGCTGAAGGTGGAGCTCACCGTGCTGTCTCCGGCGCCGTGGCGGCGGGTGACGGTGCCGGCCGCGATCACCCTAGGCGACCTGCACGACGTCCTCCAGGTCCTGTTCGGCTGGGATGACGACCACCTCCACGCGTTCAGGACAGCGTCGGGCGACGTCTACGGCGACCCGGAGGACGCCGACAGCGAGTACCACGTCACGCTCTACCAGGTGGTACCCAAGAAAGGTGCGAAGCTGACCTACATCTACGACTTCGGTGACACCTGGCGCCACACGATCACCCTGGAAGCCGTCGGCACCTACGACGGCGCCGATGTCACCGCCGGGACGGAGCTGGCGCCGGTCTGCACGGGCGGGCACGGCGACGCACCGGTCGAAGACTGGAACGAGGACTGCGACGGCGACGACTCGGTGCCCTTCGACCAGGACGCTATCAACACACGGCTCGCCAAGGTGCTCACCGGCCACCGCGACGACGAGGACGGCACCTGGGACGAGATCGCGGTCCCGCTCCCCGCTGACGCGGGTTAG
- a CDS encoding type II toxin-antitoxin system VapC family toxin, with product MSDPAAVIDCSALVRTLTDHGPTGQAVRHRIARITSLVAPGLLDYEMVSALFGMVRGRKLTAGEAEKAIGDYQLLPLVRHETLILWTRVRDLHHNLSAYDAQYVALAETLRLPLITSDGRIERSGAARCPVEVFA from the coding sequence GTGAGCGATCCGGCAGCCGTGATCGACTGCTCGGCGCTGGTACGTACGTTGACCGATCACGGCCCGACCGGGCAGGCGGTGCGTCACCGGATCGCCCGCATCACGTCGCTCGTCGCGCCTGGGCTGCTTGACTACGAGATGGTCTCGGCTCTGTTCGGGATGGTCCGTGGCCGCAAGCTCACCGCGGGGGAGGCGGAGAAGGCCATCGGTGATTACCAGCTTCTGCCGCTTGTGCGACACGAGACACTGATCCTCTGGACACGCGTCCGCGACCTGCACCACAACCTCAGCGCCTACGACGCCCAGTACGTCGCCCTCGCTGAGACCTTGAGATTGCCGCTGATCACCAGCGACGGCCGGATCGAGCGCAGCGGCGCCGCCAGGTGCCCCGTCGAGGTCTTCGCGTGA
- a CDS encoding TA system VapC family ribonuclease toxin, translating into MIAVDTNVLVYAHRRDSAFHEPAAAVMRGLAESAAAWAIPWPCVHEFYSITTHTRIYDPPSQPDQALAQIEAWLGSPSLDLLHEGVTYWPTLRTMLESGKVQGPLVHDARIAALCLANGVRELWSADRDFGRFPDLTVRNPLIHSAR; encoded by the coding sequence GTGATCGCGGTCGACACCAACGTCCTCGTCTACGCCCACCGCCGCGACTCGGCGTTCCACGAACCCGCGGCAGCCGTCATGCGTGGCCTCGCGGAATCCGCCGCCGCCTGGGCGATCCCATGGCCCTGCGTCCACGAGTTCTACTCGATCACGACCCACACCCGGATCTACGATCCACCCAGCCAGCCCGACCAAGCCCTCGCCCAGATCGAGGCCTGGCTCGGCTCCCCGTCGCTCGACCTCCTGCACGAGGGCGTCACCTACTGGCCGACCCTGCGAACGATGCTCGAATCCGGCAAGGTCCAAGGGCCCCTCGTCCACGACGCCCGCATCGCCGCTCTCTGCCTGGCCAACGGCGTCCGCGAACTCTGGAGCGCAGACCGCGACTTCGGCCGGTTCCCCGACCTGACCGTGCGCAATCCGCTCATCCACAGCGCACGCTGA
- a CDS encoding type II toxin-antitoxin system VapB family antitoxin: MKTTVDLPDALVREAQDVARAEGTTLRALLEDGLRAVLARRRSATRFELPDASVGGKGVRPELRGAGWDDLLAASYGDRT; encoded by the coding sequence ATGAAGACGACCGTGGACCTGCCCGACGCGCTTGTGCGCGAGGCGCAGGACGTCGCCCGCGCCGAGGGCACGACGCTGCGGGCACTCCTCGAGGACGGCCTGCGCGCCGTACTCGCCCGACGTCGCTCGGCAACCCGGTTCGAACTCCCAGACGCATCGGTCGGCGGCAAGGGCGTACGACCTGAGTTACGCGGTGCCGGCTGGGATGACCTGCTCGCCGCCAGCTACGGCGACCGCACGTGA
- a CDS encoding 2-oxoglutarate and iron-dependent oxygenase domain-containing protein, whose protein sequence is MCFVCFERRCGDQWRAYADRVTWTDTPSAPADAAPAAPPVDEIAVIDLAPFLTGGDPAPVVRRIAEVYPLVSFLQVVGHGIAPETFDRPSPTRTRPPSLR, encoded by the coding sequence GTGTGTTTCGTTTGCTTTGAGAGACGGTGCGGCGACCAGTGGCGTGCCTACGCTGACCGCGTCACCTGGACAGATACGCCTTCGGCTCCCGCTGACGCCGCGCCTGCCGCGCCCCCCGTCGACGAGATCGCCGTCATCGACCTGGCACCCTTTCTCACAGGCGGCGACCCGGCGCCGGTGGTGCGGCGGATCGCCGAGGTCTACCCGCTGGTGAGCTTCCTGCAGGTCGTCGGGCACGGGATCGCGCCGGAGACGTTCGACCGGCCCAGCCCGACCAGGACCCGGCCGCCGAGCCTCCGGTGA
- a CDS encoding 2OG-Fe(II) oxygenase family protein has product MTFWERSDSGMLTVLHQRGDYAGLQVRDLDDSWITVPVSPDTLVINIGDLMARWTNDRWPSTRHRVVAAPDTTSTRDSIAAFHLPNVDTVIAPLEPFVGADGPRYEPVTPYVWEAMFLAEYDRRVPS; this is encoded by the coding sequence GTGACGTTCTGGGAGCGCTCCGACTCCGGCATGCTGACCGTGCTTCACCAGCGCGGCGACTACGCCGGCCTCCAGGTCAGGGACCTCGACGACAGCTGGATCACCGTACCCGTCAGCCCCGACACCCTGGTCATCAACATCGGTGACCTGATGGCCCGCTGGACCAACGACCGCTGGCCGTCGACCCGCCACCGCGTCGTCGCCGCCCCGGACACCACCTCGACCCGCGACTCGATCGCGGCCTTCCACCTGCCCAACGTCGACACCGTGATCGCCCCGCTGGAGCCGTTCGTGGGTGCCGATGGCCCGCGCTACGAGCCGGTCACGCCCTACGTCTGGGAGGCCATGTTCCTCGCCGAGTACGACCGGCGCGTCCCCTCCTGA
- a CDS encoding lamin tail domain-containing protein → MLTLSGFAVAGVLAAQPAAAADPAGYQNVRINEVTSSNNDTVELYNAGSASVSVSGWKMSDDSFSPQSFSPSASTIPAGGFVTFNSPKGLGDADKLVIYTSGGTVVDRVEWATDKAKPAMARCGGDGTGAWVTTTTAATFGAANAAGCPSSIPAASRVRINEVTSNGSDTVELFNGGTSAVSVGSWKYVDGDTSHSAATISSSSPSATSIPAGGYVTFNSTIGLGDNDSLFLLDSSGNTIDSVTWATDGAKPSDERCANGSGWFRTATTATLGGANPCTGSGGGTGGGTGQLLGGGGALTSGCTPEAPIGTGASPAGTLAWPGGLDVTIADNVCAFTTSTGPEGRDLSGLAFDPANPSVLWAAKNKNWLFKLVKSSGKWIPDPSWSAAGKQLRFLGGSGQPDTEGLTVGANGHVYVTSERDNAANTVPKDTIMEFDPAATGSTLTPLHQWDMTSQFPQLNTGDKDDANLGFEGVGYVPDSWLTANGWKDPLTGAAYNPANYPLHGSGLFLAGLEWDGTLHVYGLNSDGTFTTFGTVATGEAFVMDVLFDAGTQRVVATCDNTCGETHTLLKINASGVIVPDVAYTNPAVMPIDNLEGFALAPTSTCVNGSREAVWSDDGVYGFGAGTSSYGHALYSGTFPC, encoded by the coding sequence GTGTTGACCCTTTCGGGATTCGCCGTCGCCGGAGTGCTCGCCGCGCAGCCCGCGGCCGCCGCGGACCCGGCCGGCTATCAGAACGTCCGGATCAACGAGGTCACCTCGTCGAACAACGACACGGTGGAGCTGTACAACGCCGGTTCGGCCTCGGTGAGTGTCAGCGGCTGGAAGATGTCCGACGACAGCTTCTCGCCGCAGTCGTTCAGCCCCTCGGCCAGCACGATCCCGGCCGGCGGCTTCGTCACGTTCAACTCGCCCAAGGGGCTCGGCGACGCGGACAAGCTGGTGATCTACACGTCCGGCGGCACGGTGGTCGACCGGGTCGAGTGGGCCACCGACAAGGCGAAGCCGGCGATGGCGCGCTGCGGCGGCGATGGCACCGGCGCGTGGGTGACCACGACGACCGCGGCCACGTTCGGCGCCGCGAACGCGGCCGGCTGCCCCTCGTCGATCCCGGCGGCGAGCCGGGTGCGGATCAACGAGGTCACCTCGAACGGCTCCGACACCGTGGAGCTTTTCAACGGTGGAACGAGTGCGGTCAGCGTCGGGTCGTGGAAGTACGTCGACGGCGACACCAGCCACTCCGCGGCGACGATCTCGTCCTCGTCGCCGAGCGCGACCAGCATCCCCGCGGGGGGCTACGTCACGTTCAACTCGACCATCGGCCTGGGTGACAACGACTCGCTGTTTCTGCTGGACAGCAGCGGCAACACGATCGACTCGGTGACCTGGGCGACTGACGGCGCGAAGCCATCCGATGAGCGCTGCGCGAACGGTTCTGGCTGGTTCCGGACCGCCACGACCGCGACCCTCGGCGGCGCGAACCCCTGCACGGGCTCCGGCGGCGGTACCGGTGGCGGTACGGGTCAGCTGCTGGGCGGCGGCGGCGCGCTGACCAGTGGTTGCACCCCCGAGGCCCCCATCGGCACGGGCGCAAGCCCGGCGGGCACGTTGGCCTGGCCGGGTGGCCTCGACGTCACGATTGCCGACAACGTCTGCGCGTTCACCACGTCGACCGGTCCCGAGGGCCGAGACCTGAGCGGGCTGGCGTTCGACCCGGCGAACCCCTCCGTGCTGTGGGCGGCCAAGAACAAGAACTGGCTGTTCAAGCTCGTCAAGAGCAGCGGAAAGTGGATTCCGGACCCGTCGTGGAGCGCGGCCGGAAAGCAGCTGCGTTTCCTGGGCGGCTCCGGCCAGCCGGACACGGAGGGCCTGACGGTCGGCGCGAACGGCCACGTCTACGTGACGTCCGAGCGTGACAATGCCGCGAACACGGTGCCCAAGGACACGATCATGGAGTTCGACCCGGCGGCGACCGGCTCGACGCTGACGCCGCTGCACCAGTGGGACATGACCTCGCAGTTCCCGCAGCTCAACACCGGCGACAAGGACGACGCCAACCTGGGCTTCGAGGGCGTCGGCTACGTGCCGGACAGCTGGCTGACCGCGAACGGCTGGAAGGATCCGCTCACCGGCGCCGCGTACAACCCGGCGAACTATCCGCTGCACGGGTCGGGCCTGTTCTTAGCCGGCCTGGAGTGGGACGGCACGCTGCACGTGTACGGACTGAACTCCGACGGCACGTTCACCACCTTCGGCACGGTGGCGACCGGCGAGGCCTTCGTGATGGACGTGCTGTTCGACGCCGGAACGCAGCGTGTCGTCGCGACCTGCGACAACACCTGCGGCGAGACACACACCCTGCTGAAGATCAACGCCAGCGGCGTGATCGTCCCGGACGTGGCCTACACGAACCCGGCTGTCATGCCGATCGACAACCTTGAGGGCTTCGCGCTCGCGCCGACCTCGACCTGCGTCAACGGCTCCCGCGAGGCGGTCTGGTCCGACGACGGCGTCTACGGCTTCGGCGCCGGCACATCCTCCTACGGACACGCCCTCTACAGCGGCACCTTCCCCTGCTGA
- a CDS encoding NB-ARC domain-containing protein, with amino-acid sequence MTLDLFDLAETEARHRLADAAGLAVSGGRARPQSAPPFPPSARAVPARADFPGRSSTRTQPPRDLLPDLPVMFVPRVAEIERARRLLLDPGKGPVVGLIGMGGIGKSTVARALVHDADVQERFPDGIVWVEVNPDPDVPGLVAALLAAFGDLAPPFTAAEGTARLRRLLADAPCLVVLDNVWSPGVLRAVPASGRTRLLVTARNRDALFTASTVMDLGAADEPTAREVLAAYAGCTPARLPPEADAALDRCGGLVLALALVGGMVPEGTPWGTVVDLLHQSDLGRLAGRFIDYPHTDLLAALNASGAALDPVAATRFRELAFFAGRGSVPAAVLRLWAVTGGLVRLEADELLRTLAHRSLVQVDRANGTADERRAAAQSLTSELSGDLLARLPEMIRFMGPADGSALPDFVFDASELPARDPSEARKGGRRLPGRARGRRSGFEELDLPVVSPEVLALAFELAAAIEERPDRAAVLATLVPHLTPRHRRAALRSWAKATPSIRRRRGSQPRTRRSPRRWRSPTRWIGWRPWVG; translated from the coding sequence GTGACACTCGACCTGTTCGACCTCGCCGAGACAGAGGCGCGGCACCGGCTGGCGGACGCCGCCGGCCTCGCGGTGTCGGGTGGCCGCGCCAGGCCGCAGAGCGCGCCTCCGTTCCCGCCCTCGGCGCGTGCGGTGCCCGCGCGCGCCGACTTTCCCGGCAGATCGTCGACGCGGACCCAGCCGCCGCGGGACCTGCTGCCGGACCTGCCGGTGATGTTCGTTCCCCGGGTCGCCGAGATCGAGCGGGCCCGGCGCCTCCTGCTCGATCCGGGCAAAGGCCCGGTCGTGGGCCTGATCGGGATGGGCGGCATCGGCAAGTCGACGGTGGCCCGGGCGCTCGTCCACGACGCGGACGTGCAGGAGCGCTTCCCGGACGGCATCGTCTGGGTGGAGGTCAATCCCGATCCGGACGTGCCCGGCCTGGTCGCCGCGCTGCTCGCCGCGTTCGGCGACCTCGCGCCCCCGTTCACGGCGGCCGAAGGCACCGCCCGGTTGCGCCGGCTGCTGGCGGACGCGCCCTGCCTGGTCGTCCTGGACAACGTGTGGAGCCCGGGCGTGCTGCGCGCGGTTCCGGCCAGCGGGCGCACCCGGCTGCTGGTGACGGCGCGCAACCGCGACGCGCTGTTCACAGCCAGCACGGTGATGGATCTCGGGGCTGCCGACGAGCCGACCGCGCGCGAGGTGCTCGCGGCGTATGCGGGGTGCACGCCGGCGCGGCTGCCCCCGGAGGCCGACGCGGCGCTCGACCGCTGCGGGGGCCTCGTCCTGGCGTTGGCGCTCGTCGGCGGCATGGTCCCAGAGGGAACGCCCTGGGGGACGGTCGTGGACCTCCTACACCAGTCCGACCTGGGACGGCTTGCCGGCAGGTTCATCGACTACCCGCACACCGACCTGCTCGCCGCGCTGAACGCCTCGGGCGCGGCGCTGGACCCCGTCGCGGCCACGCGGTTCCGCGAGCTCGCCTTCTTCGCCGGCCGGGGCAGCGTGCCGGCGGCCGTCCTGCGCCTGTGGGCCGTCACCGGTGGGCTGGTGCGCCTGGAGGCCGACGAGCTGCTGCGGACGCTCGCCCACCGGTCTCTGGTCCAGGTCGATCGCGCGAACGGCACTGCCGATGAGCGCCGCGCGGCGGCGCAGAGCCTGACAAGCGAGCTGTCGGGCGACCTACTCGCTCGTCTGCCGGAGATGATCCGGTTCATGGGGCCCGCTGATGGGTCCGCGCTGCCGGATTTCGTGTTCGACGCCTCCGAGCTGCCGGCCCGCGATCCCAGCGAGGCGCGAAAAGGCGGTCGCCGACTTCCTGGCCGCGCGCGGGGTCGAAGATCGGGCTTCGAGGAGCTCGATCTTCCGGTGGTTTCTCCCGAGGTCCTGGCGCTCGCGTTCGAGCTGGCCGCGGCCATCGAGGAGCGGCCGGACCGGGCCGCGGTGCTGGCGACTCTCGTCCCGCATCTCACGCCCAGGCATCGGCGGGCGGCGTTGCGTTCCTGGGCGAAGGCCACTCCCTCTATCCGCCGGCGCCGCGGAAGCCAGCCCCGGACGAGGCGTTCGCCGCGGCGCTGGAGGTCGCCGACCCGCTGGATCGGCTGGAGACCCTGGGTTGGCTGA